A window of Chloroflexota bacterium genomic DNA:
TTTCCCATTACTCCTGGATATCCGATCATCTGCTGAGCAGCCTAGCTTGTTTATCCCATTTGGTCGTCGGGCATGCCCGCTACCTGCTCTTTCCTCTCTGCTTCTTCAGATCCTTGCACTTGATCTGTACTCTCCCAGAGGTGACAGAAGGCACACAAGTCGGGCACAGTAGTGGGCTGCCCGCAACGCTGGCATTCGCCCAATTCCACTTCGCTCGCTTCGGCAGAAAGCAAGCGCCCCTCTTGCCGCGCCTGCAGAAAACTTAGGTAGAACATCTGCTTGGCCCCAGGAGAACGCTCCTCCAGTTGATTGAGCAACTCTTTGTAGAACAGCGTTGTAGCACCTCGGGAGTATGGGCACTCTTCATAGATGTAATCAATGCCACGCACCAAGGCATAGGCAGCCATCTCACGTTCGTAGAGACGGATCAATGGCTTGACCTTGCGTACCAGCCGAGGATGCGTCGAAAGCAACACAGGCGCCTGGCGCGCGAGGTAACCCGTGGCCCAGTGCAAGGCGTTCTGAAAGAGCACTGCGGCCTCATCGTCAAGATTATGCCCAGTAGCAAGCACGTGGTACCCGCCTTCAAAGGCTACCTGGTTCATGATGTGCCGCTTGACCAGACCACAAGTGCCACAGATGCTGCGTCCCCGTTTGTGACGCGCAACTTCTGGAATGCTCAGACCATATTCGCCCGCCACATTGACCACCATGAAGCGGGCGTTGCGTTCGGCTGCGAACCGCTCGACCTTTTGCTGCGAAACATCGGAATAGCCGCCATTCGCAATGCCAAGGTGGATATATAGCCCATCTGCGGCATAGCCTAGGCGCAACAAAATATCCCACAGGCTCAGGCTATCCTTGCCCCCAGAGATCGCCACCAGCACGCGTTCATCGGGCACAAACATGTGAAAATGCTCGATGGCTCGCTGCACCTGCTGTGGAACCCATTCCAGAAAATGCTCGCCACATAGGCTGAGCCTGTGCTGACGCATGTTGATCACGGCTGTCTCGCCGCACTTCCTACACTTCATCTTCCCTTTCCCAGTTCGCTATCCGCCGGATACCACAGCGATTAGGTGAATCGTGTCATCCGGCTTGACGATGACATCATCCGTAATCAGCCTGCCATTGCGCAGGGCCAATACTGCCTCAGGCTGCAGCCCAATTTTCTTGATGGCATCGCGCACGGTGATATTCCCTTTTAATTCCCACTCTTTATCGCGATAAATTATTTTCATATGTGGCCAGTATCTGCGATTCTACTGCAAAAACGTGCCCCAGACAAGAGCAAAATGCTTGTGTCAGGCATATGGTAACGATCTATTGGCCACCATATAGCAAAAACCCGGCTTCTTTCAGAAACCGGGTTTCCACAGCTCATCTATCGCCTTCGCTTACTGGCTCACTCGTTAGGGGGAGGCGCAATCAAGCCTTCCCTCATCAACAAATGCACCTGGTCGCGTGCCGCCTTGATCATTGCTGAGGCTCTGGCATAGAGTTCTTCACGGGTAGCCTGCAGGCGGGCTACGCCCTGCTCCTGGGCTTTCAAGGCTACGGCGACAGCCTCGCGTGGAAAAACCTCCCACTCTTCCATGGTGGGAATGATATACTCCTCATGAATGCCCTTATCCTGAGCACACTGCGCCAATTCCTGTGCTGCAGCCAGGCACATTTCATCAGTAATCGTACGGGCGCGCACGTCCAGCGTGCCCCGGAAAATGCCCGGGAAACCCAGCGAATTGTTAAGCTGATTGGGCCAATCGGAACGGCCTGTTCCTACGATGCGCGCTCCGGCTTCTTTCGCCTCCCAAGGCCAGATCTCTGGAATCGGGTTAGCGCAAGGGAAAAGAATGGCATCCTTCGCCATGCCTTTCACCCATTCGGGCTTGATCGTACCTGGCCCAGGCTTGGAAAGGGCAATGCATACATCTGCACCACGCAAAGCCTCCGCTATGCCGCCACGGCGGTTTTCGGCATTGCTTTCCTGACAGATAGCCCACTTGTCAGGGAACTGGTCTTGTTTCTCTTCGATGTCCCGGCGTTCTCGATGCAGAATGCCTTGGGAATCCACCACAATGACCTGCCCAAGATCCACTCCACTGGCTCTCAACAGACGCAACGTAGCAACATTCGCGGCGCCAAAGCCAATCATGGCAATTCGTACTGCAGATAACTCTTTGCCTACGATCTTGAGGGCATTGAGCAGCCCAGCCAACAATACCGTGGCCGTCCCCTGCTGGTCATCGTGCCAGACAGGAATCTGAATCTCTGGATCTGCACGCAGCGCATCGAGGATGTAGAAACATTTGGGTTGGGCAATGTCTTCTAGATTGATGCCGCCAAAAGAAGGTTGAATCAGCTTGATCGCACGGATCATTTCATCTGGATCTTTAGTGTCCAAGCAAAGCGGCACGGCATCCACGCCACCCAAATATTTGAAGAGCAAAGCCTTTCCTTCCATAACCGGCAGGCCAGCCTCTGGGCCGATATCCCCCAATCCAAGCACGCGGGTGCAGTCAGAGACGATGGCAATCACATTGGCTTTGTTGGTGTATTCGTAGACAAGCTCAGGCTGGGCAGAGATGGCCTGACACGGAGCTGCTACGCCTGGCGTATACCAGATGGCAAAATCATTCAAGTCCCGAATCGGGCACTTGGCGGTGATTGCTATCTTGCCTTGATAGAGGGGGTGCAGTCGCATAGCCTCTGCGGCAGGTTGTTTCGCTTTTGCTAGCAATTCTTCTATGCTGTACATCTTTCTCCTAGAGTAGAGAGGACATTTCTTAGCACAAGCAGCCTTCAGGTGCCCGCATGGTCTTCAGCCAGCACACGCTGCAAAGCAGCGATTGACACTTGCAGCATACTGTCATCCGGTTCCTGAGTTGTGAGCTGTTGTAGCCAGAGCCCCGGAGCGATGAGAAACCTCACCAGAGCATGGTCATGGTAACGAGCGGTGAATTTGATGAACTCATAAGCCAGAGCAACGACAATAGGCACCAAAGCCAGCCGTGACAGCACGCGCCAGAGCATGGGTGGCCGGCCCAACAGCGCTGAGAGGAGAACGAAGAGGACCAATACAATCAAAAGAAAACTCGTGCCACAGCGTGTATGGGCGATGGGAAAGGGTTTGATTTCCTGAACTGTCAACGGGACGCCTGCTTCATAAGCATTGACGGTCTTGTGTTCTGCCCCATGGTAGGCAAAAACGCGTCGGATATCGGGCAAACTGCGGAT
This region includes:
- a CDS encoding NADP-dependent malic enzyme translates to MYSIEELLAKAKQPAAEAMRLHPLYQGKIAITAKCPIRDLNDFAIWYTPGVAAPCQAISAQPELVYEYTNKANVIAIVSDCTRVLGLGDIGPEAGLPVMEGKALLFKYLGGVDAVPLCLDTKDPDEMIRAIKLIQPSFGGINLEDIAQPKCFYILDALRADPEIQIPVWHDDQQGTATVLLAGLLNALKIVGKELSAVRIAMIGFGAANVATLRLLRASGVDLGQVIVVDSQGILHRERRDIEEKQDQFPDKWAICQESNAENRRGGIAEALRGADVCIALSKPGPGTIKPEWVKGMAKDAILFPCANPIPEIWPWEAKEAGARIVGTGRSDWPNQLNNSLGFPGIFRGTLDVRARTITDEMCLAAAQELAQCAQDKGIHEEYIIPTMEEWEVFPREAVAVALKAQEQGVARLQATREELYARASAMIKAARDQVHLLMREGLIAPPPNE
- a CDS encoding TIGR00269 family protein; translated protein: MKCRKCGETAVINMRQHRLSLCGEHFLEWVPQQVQRAIEHFHMFVPDERVLVAISGGKDSLSLWDILLRLGYAADGLYIHLGIANGGYSDVSQQKVERFAAERNARFMVVNVAGEYGLSIPEVARHKRGRSICGTCGLVKRHIMNQVAFEGGYHVLATGHNLDDEAAVLFQNALHWATGYLARQAPVLLSTHPRLVRKVKPLIRLYEREMAAYALVRGIDYIYEECPYSRGATTLFYKELLNQLEERSPGAKQMFYLSFLQARQEGRLLSAEASEVELGECQRCGQPTTVPDLCAFCHLWESTDQVQGSEEAERKEQVAGMPDDQMG
- a CDS encoding MoaD/ThiS family protein codes for the protein MKIIYRDKEWELKGNITVRDAIKKIGLQPEAVLALRNGRLITDDVIVKPDDTIHLIAVVSGG